From Halanaeroarchaeum sulfurireducens, a single genomic window includes:
- a CDS encoding SagB/ThcOx family dehydrogenase, producing the protein MDDSISRRSIAKIAALLAVAGSVLLGWSLNPADDDRGDENQSDTEQATTEVESNGLPDPRTAGGNETVTAAIADRRSRREYAAESLSAEELGQLLWAAQGITKRRLHAVDFRAAPSAGATYPLEVFVVIGDPGVVEFDPGIYSYDPDAHALELTKQGDVQSELQEIAVDQEWVGAAALDIVITGVDERTTQKYGSRGRARYVPMEAGHAGENVYLQAESLGLSTVSVGAFDDDALRDLLDVSDSYRPLSIFPVGRRA; encoded by the coding sequence ATGGACGACTCGATCTCGCGGCGATCGATCGCTAAGATCGCGGCACTCCTCGCGGTGGCGGGATCCGTTTTGCTGGGGTGGTCCCTGAATCCGGCCGACGACGACCGAGGGGATGAGAACCAATCCGACACGGAGCAGGCGACGACGGAAGTGGAGTCGAACGGGCTGCCCGACCCACGCACTGCCGGGGGAAACGAGACGGTGACGGCCGCCATCGCGGACCGCCGGTCGCGCCGCGAATATGCCGCCGAATCGCTCAGTGCCGAGGAACTGGGACAGCTTCTCTGGGCTGCCCAGGGCATAACGAAACGGCGGCTCCACGCCGTCGACTTCCGCGCCGCCCCGAGTGCCGGTGCGACCTATCCGCTGGAGGTGTTCGTCGTCATCGGCGATCCGGGGGTGGTCGAATTCGACCCGGGCATCTATTCCTACGACCCGGACGCGCACGCACTCGAATTAACAAAGCAGGGAGACGTGCAATCGGAACTGCAGGAAATCGCCGTCGACCAGGAGTGGGTCGGGGCCGCCGCGCTCGATATCGTCATTACCGGGGTCGACGAGCGAACTACCCAGAAATACGGGAGCCGTGGTCGAGCGCGATACGTGCCCATGGAGGCCGGGCACGCCGGCGAGAACGTTTATCTCCAGGCCGAATCGCTCGGTCTGTCCACGGTCTCGGTCGGCGCGTTCGATGACGACGCCCTCCGTGACCTCCTCGACGTATCCGACAGTTACCGCCCGCTCAGCATCTTTCCGGTGGGGCGGCGGGCGTGA
- a CDS encoding outer membrane protein assembly factor BamB family protein, with protein sequence MPFTRRRVLQGLGAVSVAGLTALAGCSSSCPDADRPDPESIVSFRDEPVGPFETPPSGIWNGPHAEAGNRGYADGALPTDGLGVRWRTDLDLPPTDTGGLSASAPTVGDGAVFVADERRVHALSVGTGEIAWRSDPLPPTGQDTIDESEARTTSPAVGPTGTVYVGTTDGLVALDGADGSVRWRVDDLIDVASPAVLDGTVYALGAESLVAVGTDGTERWRRSARRQRGVTPPAVGGDRLVYASDASVVAVDVTTGEEVWERDRQTTSYPVIDGDTCFVGNAEGLHALDTGTGTDRWTFTRGDYRALVSPVLTPDTIYAVERPGEAGAATYALEREDGEPSPRWCSYVGSGAVTAATDAMALTILSLGEGPKATQSVVAFSANRGETHWALEAGSHPRQWVTPPAVVDGAVVATTRGGTTVAFGGTN encoded by the coding sequence ATGCCCTTCACACGTCGCCGCGTCCTACAGGGCCTGGGCGCGGTTTCGGTCGCGGGACTCACAGCGCTCGCGGGCTGTTCGTCCTCGTGTCCGGATGCCGACCGCCCCGACCCCGAATCGATCGTGTCGTTTCGGGATGAGCCGGTCGGCCCGTTCGAAACTCCACCATCCGGAATCTGGAACGGTCCCCACGCCGAGGCCGGTAACCGCGGCTACGCCGACGGGGCGCTTCCAACCGACGGTCTGGGGGTTCGGTGGCGGACCGACCTCGACCTCCCGCCGACGGACACCGGCGGTCTGTCGGCCAGCGCCCCAACTGTCGGCGACGGGGCCGTTTTTGTGGCCGACGAACGGCGGGTCCACGCGCTCTCGGTGGGGACCGGCGAGATTGCCTGGCGGAGCGACCCACTCCCGCCGACCGGACAGGACACGATCGACGAATCCGAGGCCCGAACGACGTCGCCCGCCGTCGGTCCGACCGGGACGGTGTACGTGGGGACGACTGACGGACTGGTTGCCCTCGACGGGGCCGACGGATCCGTCAGGTGGCGTGTCGACGACCTGATCGACGTCGCCAGTCCAGCGGTTCTCGACGGGACCGTGTACGCGCTGGGTGCCGAATCGCTTGTCGCCGTCGGAACCGACGGCACCGAACGCTGGCGTCGGTCGGCCCGCCGGCAGCGAGGGGTCACGCCACCCGCAGTCGGGGGCGACCGACTCGTCTACGCGTCGGACGCCTCCGTCGTCGCGGTCGACGTGACCACGGGCGAGGAGGTCTGGGAGCGCGACCGCCAAACGACTTCGTACCCCGTCATCGACGGCGACACCTGCTTCGTGGGGAACGCGGAGGGGTTGCACGCGCTCGACACTGGGACCGGGACCGACCGATGGACCTTCACTCGCGGTGACTACCGGGCACTCGTCTCCCCCGTCCTGACCCCCGATACCATATACGCGGTCGAGCGGCCAGGCGAGGCCGGCGCCGCGACGTACGCACTGGAGCGGGAGGACGGGGAACCGAGCCCGCGCTGGTGTTCGTACGTCGGGAGCGGTGCGGTCACGGCGGCGACGGACGCGATGGCGCTGACGATTCTCTCGCTCGGGGAGGGTCCCAAGGCCACACAGTCGGTCGTCGCCTTCTCCGCGAATCGGGGCGAGACCCACTGGGCCCTCGAGGCCGGGTCGCATCCCCGACAGTGGGTGACGCCGCCGGCCGTCGTGGACGGGGCCGTCGTGGCCACTACACGCGGCGGAACCACCGTCGCTTTCGGGGGGACGAACTGA
- the trpD gene encoding anthranilate phosphoribosyltransferase: MNEIIERVVEGEDLTVDVAREGARQVFEEATEAQIGGLLTGLRAKGETEAEIAGFAKGMRDAARTIDPDRSPLVDIVGTGGDDYDTINVSTTSAIVASGAGVPIAKHGNYSVSSSSGSADVLEEVGVSVDAEPPAVESAIEADGIGFMLAPVFHPAMKAVIGPRQELGVRTIFNVLGPLTNPAGADAQIVGVYDESLIPIVSRALAHMDVENALVVHGTGLDEITVHDETAVAEVRDDDVEEYTLTPSDMGLERHPIDDVAGGSPAQNAEHLRRIVTGEEEGAKRDIVLANAGAAIYVAGEAPSIADGVSAAEAAIADGDAADKLADLTAVATP; this comes from the coding sequence ATGAACGAGATCATCGAACGGGTCGTCGAGGGCGAGGATCTGACGGTCGACGTGGCACGCGAGGGGGCCAGGCAGGTCTTCGAGGAGGCGACCGAGGCCCAGATCGGCGGCCTGCTCACCGGTCTCCGTGCCAAGGGCGAAACGGAAGCCGAAATCGCGGGCTTCGCCAAGGGAATGCGCGACGCGGCGCGGACCATCGATCCGGACCGGAGTCCGCTGGTCGACATCGTCGGCACGGGCGGCGACGACTACGACACGATCAACGTCTCGACGACGAGTGCCATCGTCGCCAGCGGCGCGGGCGTCCCAATCGCCAAGCACGGCAATTACTCGGTCTCCTCCTCCTCCGGGAGCGCGGACGTCCTCGAGGAGGTGGGGGTCAGTGTCGACGCCGAACCGCCGGCCGTGGAGTCGGCCATTGAGGCCGATGGCATCGGGTTCATGCTCGCGCCCGTGTTCCATCCCGCGATGAAGGCAGTCATCGGACCGCGCCAGGAGCTGGGCGTGCGGACGATCTTCAACGTTCTCGGGCCGCTCACCAACCCGGCGGGCGCCGACGCGCAGATCGTGGGCGTCTACGACGAGTCGCTGATCCCGATCGTCTCCCGCGCGCTCGCGCACATGGACGTCGAGAACGCGCTGGTTGTCCACGGGACCGGCCTCGACGAGATCACGGTCCACGACGAGACGGCCGTCGCGGAGGTCCGAGACGACGATGTCGAGGAGTACACGCTCACCCCGAGCGATATGGGTCTGGAGCGCCACCCCATCGACGACGTCGCGGGTGGGTCGCCGGCGCAGAACGCCGAGCACCTGCGACGGATCGTGACCGGCGAGGAGGAGGGCGCGAAACGCGACATCGTCCTGGCGAACGCCGGGGCCGCCATCTACGTCGCGGGCGAGGCCCCCTCCATCGCTGACGGGGTGTCCGCCGCCGAAGCGGCCATCGCAGACGGCGACGCGGCCGACAAGCTCGCGGATCTCACGGCCGTCGCCACCCCCTGA
- a CDS encoding phosphoribosylanthranilate isomerase — protein sequence MVRVKVCGLTSPADVATVVDAGVDAIGAIVDVPVETPREIEPERASRLFAAAPPFVSTVLVTMPETVADAVDLADAVGPDALQIHGGLDPGEIDELAGAVDADVIVGVDAEDPDAPSAYADAADAILADSTDDSGAGGTGRTHDWERTRQLRETVDAPLVLAGGLTPDIVGTAIERVEPYAVDVASGVEAEAGSKDPDAVAAFVRAARSGEP from the coding sequence ATGGTCCGTGTGAAAGTTTGCGGGCTCACAAGCCCGGCGGACGTCGCGACGGTCGTCGACGCCGGCGTCGACGCGATCGGTGCCATCGTGGACGTGCCGGTGGAGACCCCGCGCGAGATCGAGCCGGAGCGGGCCAGCCGACTCTTCGCCGCCGCCCCGCCGTTCGTGAGCACAGTGCTCGTGACGATGCCCGAGACAGTCGCCGATGCGGTCGACCTCGCCGACGCGGTCGGGCCCGACGCCCTCCAGATCCACGGGGGTCTGGATCCCGGCGAGATCGACGAGCTGGCCGGGGCCGTCGACGCGGACGTGATCGTCGGCGTGGACGCGGAGGATCCCGACGCTCCGTCCGCGTACGCCGACGCCGCGGACGCGATTCTGGCCGACTCCACCGACGACTCGGGGGCCGGCGGGACCGGGCGGACCCACGACTGGGAGCGCACGCGTCAGCTTCGCGAGACGGTCGACGCACCGCTCGTTCTGGCAGGCGGGCTGACCCCCGACATCGTGGGGACGGCGATCGAGAGGGTCGAACCGTACGCGGTGGACGTCGCCTCGGGCGTCGAGGCCGAGGCCGGGAGCAAGGACCCCGACGCCGTCGCGGCGTTCGTACGTGCCGCGAGGAGTGGAGAACCGTGA
- a CDS encoding PIN domain-containing protein, with the protein MRDWGVRDCVRVTGAGVITSSLCVFEVINGTVGTGETDVVGIRQQFGGVRALELNEQVAIEAGRMQDTLMNDGERMAARDRLIAATARSTGDELVVADADFETRLLEEMMDVTNLRA; encoded by the coding sequence GTGCGTGACTGGGGAGTGCGTGACTGTGTTCGCGTGACTGGGGCGGGCGTGATTACGTCCTCTCTTTGCGTTTTCGAGGTCATAAACGGAACAGTCGGAACGGGCGAAACTGACGTCGTGGGAATCCGTCAGCAATTTGGTGGTGTTCGCGCACTCGAATTGAACGAACAAGTCGCGATTGAGGCAGGGCGGATGCAAGACACGTTGATGAACGACGGGGAACGCATGGCTGCTCGCGACCGCTTGATCGCCGCGACTGCTCGGTCGACAGGAGACGAACTTGTCGTCGCCGATGCGGACTTTGAAACTCGACTGCTCGAAGAAATGATGGACGTGACGAATTTGCGCGCGTGA
- a CDS encoding MarR family transcriptional regulator encodes MTETYLSYASKVPKEVRLAADGLSGQNDLRWALLVALIEEGALSFSKLKEMLDVHQQSLSNALKALQKGGMIKKKAGKDLGSEQAGNYSIAPFGQKILDGFYSATEPKFEQSTNVGNFQSVPNYNGAHVQGFQGVEVKTKSKVAKDTEYDRGTSFENPVPG; translated from the coding sequence ATGACCGAAACCTATCTTAGCTACGCAAGCAAGGTCCCGAAAGAGGTCAGATTAGCAGCTGATGGCTTATCGGGTCAAAATGACTTGCGATGGGCGTTGCTAGTCGCTTTGATTGAAGAGGGTGCTTTGTCGTTCAGCAAGCTCAAAGAGATGCTTGATGTCCATCAGCAAAGCCTTTCGAATGCCTTGAAGGCATTACAAAAAGGAGGGATGATAAAAAAGAAGGCTGGAAAAGATCTGGGCTCTGAGCAAGCGGGGAATTATTCAATTGCCCCTTTTGGTCAGAAGATACTAGACGGGTTCTATAGCGCCACTGAACCAAAATTTGAGCAATCTACCAATGTGGGCAACTTCCAATCAGTTCCTAACTATAACGGGGCCCATGTTCAGGGTTTTCAAGGAGTGGAAGTTAAAACCAAATCAAAGGTGGCAAAGGATACGGAATATGATCGAGGGACATCCTTTGAAAATCCTGTACCGGGGTGA
- a CDS encoding SWIM zinc finger family protein, with translation MTDPIRFSRQQARHDHADRWDRGTNYNDRHLADVEIESDAANRFVVRFPDSDDAHVVHLAADEGEWVGKCTCGDFEYRQTVCKHMWAVLADPSTAVLDRAATQPDRRAIADGGAVATAAPANGKAPSFGSDVERWMADRYPIEPEDAKYYDARLATDTGLAQAGAPVQIKTTRIRVRNGYDQHGNQKYTRGRLTFWREELLHNIQDGGLYLVGVYRPDRNPRANDFVTNLFCI, from the coding sequence ATGACTGACCCGATCCGATTCTCCCGGCAACAGGCCCGCCACGATCACGCCGACCGCTGGGACCGCGGCACCAACTACAACGACCGCCACCTCGCGGACGTCGAGATCGAATCCGACGCCGCAAATCGCTTCGTCGTCCGATTTCCCGACTCCGACGACGCCCATGTCGTCCACCTGGCCGCCGACGAAGGTGAGTGGGTCGGGAAGTGCACCTGTGGCGACTTCGAGTACCGCCAAACCGTCTGCAAGCACATGTGGGCGGTCCTCGCGGATCCGTCGACGGCGGTCCTCGACCGCGCCGCGACCCAGCCCGATCGCCGGGCGATCGCGGACGGTGGCGCCGTCGCGACGGCCGCCCCGGCCAACGGCAAAGCGCCCTCGTTCGGCAGCGACGTCGAGCGCTGGATGGCCGACCGCTACCCCATCGAACCGGAAGACGCCAAGTACTACGACGCCCGCCTCGCGACCGATACCGGGCTCGCCCAGGCCGGCGCTCCCGTCCAGATCAAGACCACCCGGATCCGCGTGCGAAACGGCTACGACCAGCATGGCAACCAGAAGTATACTCGGGGCCGGCTCACGTTCTGGCGGGAAGAACTGCTTCACAACATCCAGGACGGCGGCCTCTATCTGGTCGGCGTCTATCGCCCCGACCGCAACCCACGGGCCAACGACTTCGTGACGAATCTGTTTTGTATTTAG
- the radB gene encoding DNA repair and recombination protein RadB, whose translation MSDTGLSTGCAALDDLLGGGLEPGTVTQLYGAPGSGKTNVALSAVAEAVADGGTAVVVDTEGLSVDRFEQVLSSRVEDVESASARVIVQAAHDFDEQIEAVQDVEDFADRADLVVLDSATGFYRLRRTEDEESGDALRSVANQVTHLLSLARRNDLVVIVTNQVYTDPESDADRVRPLGGHTLSHWTGTIVRLERFRGGKRRATLEKHRARPEGEQARFEITGNGIESVEQR comes from the coding sequence GTGAGCGACACCGGACTCTCGACGGGGTGTGCGGCTCTCGATGATCTCCTCGGGGGTGGGCTGGAACCCGGCACCGTCACCCAACTGTACGGCGCGCCCGGGTCGGGAAAGACCAACGTGGCACTGAGTGCGGTCGCCGAGGCGGTCGCCGACGGTGGGACGGCGGTCGTAGTCGACACCGAGGGGCTCTCCGTCGACCGGTTCGAGCAAGTGCTCTCCTCGCGGGTCGAAGACGTCGAGTCGGCCTCCGCTCGCGTCATCGTCCAGGCGGCCCACGACTTCGACGAGCAGATCGAGGCCGTCCAGGACGTGGAGGACTTCGCCGACCGGGCCGATCTGGTCGTCCTGGACAGCGCGACCGGCTTCTACCGCCTTCGACGGACCGAGGACGAGGAGAGCGGTGACGCGCTGCGGTCGGTCGCGAACCAGGTGACACATCTCCTCTCGCTGGCCCGTCGAAACGATCTGGTCGTGATCGTGACGAACCAGGTCTACACCGACCCCGAGAGTGACGCCGACCGGGTGCGGCCGCTGGGCGGACACACGCTTTCACACTGGACGGGAACCATCGTGCGTCTCGAACGCTTCCGCGGCGGCAAACGGCGGGCGACCCTGGAGAAACATCGGGCCCGCCCCGAGGGCGAGCAGGCACGATTCGAGATCACGGGAAACGGCATCGAGAGCGTGGAGCAGCGCTGA
- the trpE gene encoding anthranilate synthase component I, whose product MTTPDRTRAEFRELVAGSETVVARVEVPLSVDVSPLAAYATLAGDDYGFLLESAEKTAASDPDGAFSPAAGPEERHARFSFVGYDPDAVVTVDADGDDVTALRDSRAVEFVDTGEGDVVDRLRNALPSVDRRGFPERDRQLLDGGLVGFVAYDAVYDLWLEEVGVERPASPVPDAQFALTTRTLVFDHLADDVSLVFTPIVAPGDDPDAVYDEIHAEADRVRDALDGAPSPDTGGFERRDERAGSKDAYERAVARAKDAVYEGDIYQAVISRTREIDGQVDPLGLYESMRSVNPSPYMYLLSHGDRTIVGASPETLVSVDGETVSNNPIAGTCARGRSPVEDRRLAGEMLADEKERAEHTMLVDLARNDVRRVARPGSVDVPEFMRVLKYSHVQHIESTVTGTLREDRDAFDAVRASFPAGTLSGAPKIRAMELIHEFEERPRGVYGGGVGYVSWQGDADFAIVIRTVTIDHGDTDTLRVRAGAGVVADSDPEREYAETESKMDGALAAIERIESPAPEVSR is encoded by the coding sequence GTGACGACACCGGATCGCACCAGGGCGGAATTCCGCGAACTGGTGGCCGGATCGGAGACAGTCGTCGCCAGGGTCGAAGTCCCGCTCTCCGTGGATGTCTCGCCGCTGGCCGCCTATGCGACGCTTGCCGGGGACGACTACGGCTTCCTCCTCGAGAGCGCCGAAAAGACGGCCGCAAGCGACCCCGACGGCGCCTTTTCGCCCGCCGCAGGACCGGAGGAGCGTCACGCCCGCTTTTCGTTCGTCGGCTACGATCCCGACGCGGTCGTGACCGTCGACGCGGACGGTGACGACGTGACGGCGCTTCGGGACTCCCGGGCGGTCGAGTTCGTCGACACTGGGGAGGGCGACGTGGTGGACCGGTTGCGAAACGCGCTCCCGTCGGTCGATCGGCGCGGGTTCCCCGAGCGGGACCGCCAGTTGCTCGACGGCGGCCTCGTCGGGTTCGTCGCCTACGACGCGGTCTACGACCTCTGGCTCGAGGAGGTGGGCGTCGAGCGACCGGCCTCGCCGGTCCCCGACGCGCAGTTCGCGCTGACGACGCGCACACTCGTGTTCGACCACCTGGCAGACGACGTCTCGCTCGTCTTCACCCCGATCGTGGCGCCGGGCGACGACCCGGACGCGGTCTACGACGAGATCCACGCAGAGGCTGACCGAGTCCGGGACGCACTGGACGGGGCGCCGTCGCCGGACACCGGTGGATTCGAACGACGCGACGAACGGGCGGGGTCGAAGGATGCCTACGAGCGAGCGGTCGCGCGGGCCAAAGATGCCGTCTACGAGGGCGATATCTATCAGGCCGTCATCTCGCGCACCCGGGAGATCGATGGACAGGTCGACCCGCTCGGGCTCTACGAATCGATGCGCTCGGTCAATCCCTCGCCGTACATGTACCTCCTCTCGCACGGCGACCGAACGATCGTCGGCGCCAGTCCGGAAACGCTGGTCTCCGTGGACGGGGAGACGGTCTCGAACAATCCCATCGCGGGGACGTGTGCGCGCGGCCGAAGCCCCGTCGAGGACCGCCGCCTGGCCGGCGAGATGCTGGCGGACGAGAAGGAACGGGCCGAGCACACGATGCTCGTCGACCTGGCGAGAAACGACGTCCGGCGGGTCGCCCGTCCCGGGAGTGTCGACGTCCCGGAGTTCATGCGCGTGCTCAAGTACAGCCACGTCCAGCACATCGAGTCGACGGTGACCGGGACGCTTCGCGAAGACCGCGATGCCTTCGATGCCGTTCGGGCGTCCTTCCCCGCCGGGACGCTTTCGGGCGCGCCGAAGATTCGTGCAATGGAGCTCATCCACGAGTTCGAAGAGCGTCCCCGCGGCGTGTACGGTGGCGGCGTCGGCTACGTCTCCTGGCAGGGCGATGCCGACTTCGCCATCGTCATCCGAACCGTGACGATCGATCACGGCGACACGGACACACTCCGAGTGCGGGCGGGAGCTGGCGTCGTCGCCGACTCCGATCCGGAACGCGAGTACGCGGAGACCGAGTCAAAGATGGACGGGGCGCTCGCGGCCATCGAGCGCATCGAATCCCCGGCTCCGGAGGTGTCGCGATGA
- a CDS encoding CBS domain-containing protein, whose amino-acid sequence MDIDDIAATDFIEIDAGQRLGKVRSVFEAENPRGIIVTNDGAYEGVITERQLLQSHVEDDAKAASLTNPAPKVDRDEDVRVTARMLVEGSRKVAPVFENGSLWGIVTEDDILSAVLENLDALDVGDIYSDDPITLSKGDTVGVAINRLREHTISRLPVLDERGLLSGIVTIHDVVNVVIRNMDKPTTGDRAGEMDRILDIPVADVLSSPVETVSLDDSVDDAVEVMLDNDYSGLVVTKSENDRAILGVVTKTDVLRALSYTEEDRMDVQITNIHLLDGIDRGEIRQKIQSITGKYSDMGVQHAHVRFHQHKEQLRGTPLIQAQIRLRTDKGQAAGSGEGYGAETAFHVALDKLERNVLEMKGIRTDAEYEGQLLRKLGEL is encoded by the coding sequence ATGGATATCGACGACATCGCCGCGACGGACTTCATCGAGATCGACGCGGGCCAGCGACTCGGTAAAGTTCGTTCCGTTTTCGAGGCCGAGAATCCCAGGGGGATCATCGTCACGAACGACGGCGCCTACGAGGGCGTCATCACCGAACGCCAGTTGCTCCAGTCCCACGTCGAAGACGACGCGAAAGCGGCCTCGCTGACGAATCCAGCGCCCAAGGTGGACCGCGACGAGGACGTCCGCGTGACGGCGCGGATGCTCGTCGAGGGGAGCAGAAAGGTCGCTCCCGTCTTCGAGAACGGGTCGCTCTGGGGCATCGTCACGGAAGACGACATCCTCTCTGCGGTCCTCGAGAACCTCGACGCACTCGACGTCGGCGACATCTACTCGGACGATCCCATCACCCTCTCGAAGGGCGACACGGTCGGGGTCGCGATCAATCGACTGCGCGAGCACACCATCTCCCGGCTGCCGGTCCTCGACGAGCGTGGCCTCCTCTCGGGCATCGTGACGATTCACGACGTCGTCAACGTCGTGATCAGGAACATGGACAAGCCGACCACCGGCGACCGCGCCGGGGAGATGGACCGCATCCTCGACATCCCAGTGGCAGACGTCCTGTCGAGCCCAGTGGAGACGGTCTCGCTCGACGACTCCGTCGACGACGCCGTCGAGGTAATGCTTGACAACGATTACTCCGGACTGGTCGTCACGAAGTCCGAAAACGACCGGGCGATCCTGGGCGTCGTGACGAAGACGGACGTGTTACGCGCGCTCAGCTACACCGAGGAGGACCGCATGGACGTCCAGATCACCAACATCCACCTGCTCGATGGGATCGACCGAGGCGAGATACGACAGAAGATCCAGTCGATCACCGGCAAGTACAGCGACATGGGCGTTCAGCACGCCCACGTGCGCTTCCACCAGCACAAAGAACAGCTCCGGGGGACGCCGCTCATCCAGGCCCAGATACGCCTCCGAACCGACAAGGGGCAGGCCGCCGGGTCGGGAGAGGGCTACGGCGCGGAAACCGCCTTCCACGTCGCGCTGGACAAACTGGAGCGCAACGTTCTCGAGATGAAGGGAATTCGGACCGACGCGGAGTACGAGGGACAGCTCCTCAGAAAACTCGGCGAACTCTAG
- a CDS encoding HNH endonuclease translates to MGVVRREGDWRLEKHDEGLYKITYQRDVQLKVLTPDHSPGSFENPTIDTVPVHEVGSYEEAKGLFEEKAHDGAPSSIGLSGENQMESIDTNPDQGVERELDAVGEELEDIDAPPGVIAIALIIVGGGVLSTQGWQPTESVFQVGALMAVGGLLILAWGVVVGKSNGWNVAKEFLFESESGSSSSQKSGSDSDVRTTPPPSEKTKNTLIFERADQRCEWCGDRSDHLEVHHIEPRSEGGSNEPDNLIVLCPNHHRQADKGGISKTKLKAKVRRLPEVSVE, encoded by the coding sequence ATGGGCGTAGTTCGACGTGAAGGCGACTGGCGTCTCGAAAAACACGATGAAGGGCTCTACAAAATCACCTACCAGAGAGATGTCCAGTTGAAGGTACTGACACCTGATCACAGTCCAGGAAGTTTTGAAAATCCAACGATCGATACTGTGCCAGTCCATGAAGTTGGGTCCTACGAGGAAGCCAAAGGGTTGTTCGAGGAGAAGGCCCACGACGGTGCTCCAAGCAGCATCGGTCTTAGTGGCGAGAATCAAATGGAGTCAATCGATACAAATCCCGATCAAGGTGTCGAACGTGAACTGGATGCTGTTGGGGAGGAACTCGAGGATATCGATGCACCGCCGGGGGTAATCGCTATTGCGCTTATCATAGTTGGCGGCGGTGTTCTCTCCACTCAAGGATGGCAGCCAACCGAATCAGTCTTTCAGGTTGGTGCTCTTATGGCCGTCGGTGGACTATTGATCCTTGCCTGGGGCGTTGTGGTCGGCAAATCAAATGGATGGAATGTTGCCAAGGAGTTTCTGTTTGAGTCGGAAAGTGGCAGTTCATCTTCCCAAAAATCGGGATCAGATTCTGACGTGAGGACTACTCCGCCGCCGTCGGAAAAAACCAAAAACACCCTAATTTTTGAACGCGCCGATCAGCGGTGTGAATGGTGCGGAGACCGTTCTGATCATCTTGAAGTACATCACATCGAACCACGGAGTGAAGGCGGCTCGAACGAACCGGACAACCTGATTGTCCTTTGTCCGAACCATCATCGGCAGGCGGATAAAGGCGGAATTTCGAAGACCAAACTCAAGGCGAAGGTTCGTCGCCTTCCAGAAGTTTCCGTAGAATAG